A segment of the Nasonia vitripennis strain AsymCx chromosome 2, Nvit_psr_1.1, whole genome shotgun sequence genome:
GCTCATTTACGAAGGCAATCAGTGGAGCGTGCGGTAAACATCaactttaaaatttcagaTAAAATCTTGATTTATTCGATCGACCTCGCGTGATATCCCACGCGGCAAACGGGGAATTATCTGTCTCCCCCCTAGCGGCATTTTAATGCGAATCACAAGTCGCAAACTCCGCGAAACTTCAGCCAAGAAAGTCAAAGGTCTCAGGCGCCCGCGTAGTCGTTAGCGACGCAAAATAAATCCGagcccgctcgctcgcgataaGTTCGTACCAGCGCGCCTGCATCGGCCATTGTTAttagtattattattgttgttgcggtggcggcggcgtcggcggcaCGGCCGCATCGACCGCGATCACTCAAACTCGTTAAAACTTTCGGCATTACCGACTTCGACCTGCATTCTCTCCCCGCGCGCTCCCACTTCTGCATTTCCTCCCTCGCTCTCCTTTACTTACTTTCCCATTCGTGCAGCGCGATGCCGATATTGCGCGCGGTGCTCGCGGCCCTTACGTTTTACTTTTCCCTCTCGGACGAACGCTGCGGTGGCGATGGCGGcgtcagcggcggcggcggcagaggCTCTTCTAGACGATATTAAGCGGCGATGAAAAGCCAAGATTTTAGGCAGGAATTCACGAGTTCAAAGCAAATATTTGATTACAAACTTTATCGCCGTGCACTACAAGTGGCTATAATCGCTTTTTTCTTGCCAAACCGTAGCCGTCGAGGCCGCAAATATTTGACGAGGCCGCCAAACGCTTATCTTGCGTGTCTATCGAGTAGCCAGCTGTGCCGCAGCAAATCGCACCTAGTCTGCATTTATAGGcttgtcgtttattttttgcgCTCTAGCGTCTTGGCGGCAATTTTTCTGCGGCAAAACGTCCGGCTCGTAAAGCAAGCCACTGGTATAGCGTGCGAGAACGCCAGCAACAGCAGCCGATGAAAAGAAAGTAAAGCTCTGCACTTATACTCGCGGCAGACAGGAGGAACGGCTGGAATCCGCCGCGCGTTAATCGTCTGCGGGCCGGCGGTTGTTGCGCTGCTGGCcagtgagaaagagaaagatagccaggcgagagagagagagagagagagagagagagagagagagagagagagagagagagagagagtgggccAAAGAGGGTAGGCAGGGAAGTATCCTTTGGCCTCCGCGGCTACAAAACGCGAgcgatataaaaatatacggcCAAGGCAAAAGTgccagctgtgtgtgtgtgtgtgtgtgtgtgtgtgtgtgtatgccgCGCGCAGGAGAAGCGGAAAGCGGGGAAataaaaaggaggaaaaagacAAAACGAGTCGGTGGTGGAATGTATATGGAGATTTCGGAGTCATGCAATTCAACTATAAAACTCGGGGCGAGTTTTGCAGTGCTGCTGCTATTGGCGAGGCGTCGTGCCCCCCTCCTTTCCGCCAGTTCTGCAGTTATTTACGGTTTGATTCGCCTTATCTCCAGCCATCCTTCTCCTCCGGCCGGCATCCAGTGCtcccgctttctctctctttctttcatCCTCCGCCCCTGCACGCGCGAGAAAGCGAAGCAAAggtcgttcgttcgttcgttcgttcgtttgtTCGTTCGTTcggtgctctctctctccctctcgacaCCCCCGTTGCCTAAAAGCACCTTTGGCTTCGGCGGAGAGATAGCGCCTAAAAGCAGGCGCCGCACACCGACTCGCTGCTCCGGATAGCCGGCGCTTTTACTTTGCCCTCTTCTTCGGCTTCGTTTCCGCCGTGGCTCGCGGGCGCCCGCGTCAGCTTCGTTATTACCGAGAGCGTGCTCGGCCGGCTGATTTATCGGCGTGGATTAAACATTCGCCACCGCGCGTCTAACGAGTCCGACCAAGCGATTTGTTTTTCTAGAGGAGTCCGAACCGCCGGGAGAAAAGAATCGATCGACGCCgctcttcctctttctctcgcactCGCGTTTCGTTCTCCGCTAATATCTaaagctgccgctgctgctggctatACGATATTTAACCCTTCGCTGACGTCGACGTGCTACTGCGATTTCAGCCTTTTATGCTCCCGGGGTTTTATGGCTAAATAAACTCCGCGTTATCTTCTCCGCTCTCGGGGCTAGCTCAAATATTTCCCGATCGCGGGATTCTTCCCATGCTTTACTCTCTTCGCCGATGCCGTATTGCGAGGAATTGCGAGATGGAAGAATTCACGTGAAATCGACCATTTGAGTTGGTGTACACAGTTGCGCGGTCTTGCTACGTTCGACTATTTCTACTTGAGCGTTTGATAAAAACTAGCAAAGCTTTAAGCATTTGAACGACCAAGTATCTGGCAATCGCTAATGAATGTATAATCAATGTGAAAATTTATGTAGTGACACCCACAATTTTTCCAACAAAAACAGCTTCTAAACGTTTGTACATTTCCCCGACTCTCGATAATTTAAACGGCTACGTAATTTGCATCAGAACTGTGGATAAATGCTTGCATGACGCTATGGAATCAGAGGTAATATAAAATGGATACTAACGGTTTAAGTTTCAAAAAGGTCATTTATTAATGTTTGTTTCGTTAAGTAAATAATCATACACAGGAAATGTTTGTTTTTGGTGCTTCTAATTATGATATGCGTAAGTACACACtgttagaaaattttcttaaaatcttGAAGCTATGTCCCTCGCAGACAAAAGGTTCGAAGTGATActaataaatgaaaaagtatGTCAGTTTAGCATCAAAagtaacaattatttttatacgtaAAGTCTAGAATTCTCACCACGCATAGTTCTGCAATAGCTTTGTGACCTTTATCATTAAGATTCCTGCCTCTGCTATAAAATTCATTCACATTCTCGCGTGTTACTCCTTCCTAATGAccaaattaaaagaaatatttaaaattattcttcGACCCTCGTGGTACACaatatcgttaaaaagagtgagaaggtaaatgtatttataaaaacatcacataatgtaaaaatttacTTTCGTACTCGTGTCGAAAACtactattacaaaatatttatttgctttttgatttaccGTACCTTTTGAATAACTTGTCGAATACTTTCATCTCGCCTTCTTTCAAACTCCATCATTTCGGCctatatcaaaattttccgTTAAATGTTTACACATATTGCTTATgatgaaaaatgcaaatttacATGCAATACATACCGATTTGATCGGAGGAAAACACTCGGAGTAGCTCACGAGAGCGACAGCGCAGAGAAACAGTGCAAAAATGATACTTCTCATATTGAtcacaatttttcaaaacgttcCACAACGATGAAATGTTAGGTACATACTGAGATGTACTCGCTTTAAAGCCGTTTATATACAAGAAATTAAGCTTTATCAACTATTCATAGCGTTcgtaaaaatcaattttaatcgCCACGATTCTTTGGAGTTAGTCAATTATACGTGGGGAATGTAACAATTACGCGTAGAGCCTAACACATAGGAAGAAAGCTTATGTTTTACGTAAATATTATGCTACAAAATATAATCGTGACGTCATCTAATCAAACTATAAATACGAAgacaaaaatttatattttaattataattggAGTATTGCACAAgctagtaaaaaaaaattactcaaaaatatttatttgtgttCTTAAAGCTGCTGCCCCTCACAGACTAAAGGTTCCAAGACAATCTGTTAGATAAAATACGTCGATTTAACATTAAAATAACgatcacttaaaaaaaaatgaccaAACACTTTACCATGCAATATAGAGCAACGACCTTGTCATCTTCATTATCAGCATTCTTGCCTCTGCTACAAAATTCGTTCACATTCACGCAAGTGAGTCGTTCCTAATGACCAAATcataagaatatttaaaaaaccacTGATGATTCTTACTAAATATCTATctgctttttgtttgtcaTACCTTTTGGATTAGTTGACGTATGCTTGCATCTCGTCTTGTTTCAAACGCCCTTATCTCAGCctatatcaaaatttttcgtGTTTACTCTCTACACAAATGGTTGATGAtacaaaaatgtaaatatgcCCGCCATACATACCGAATCCGACTGAGGAGCACACTCGGAATAGCTCACGAAAGCGACAGCGCAGAGAAACAGTGCAAAAATGACACGACTCATATTGATCAGAATTTTTCACGTCGTTCTACAACGATGAAATGTCAGATATAGACTGAAATACGCTTGCTACTAAAAACGCTTATATACAGGTATTTTACGATGTGAACTATTCGTATCTCATTATCGCTTTTCAATGTCATACGCTATTCGAGTTCGTCAAATACACGTGGCAAGTGCCTAATAAAAGAAGAACAAAGTGTGCAAATATTATGCTAGAAATAATCGTGACTTTACTTCCAGTCAAACTATAAACAAGtagtaaaaaaatacacaatCTAACATAGTGAACCTCTATCAGTTCTATTATCAACTCGTTGTAATGCTCTAACTGTGTCTGTGTCAACACAGCTTTATCAATAAAACCCGCACCATATACGTCATCAGTACGTTGAGAAGACTAAAGTATTTTTCGGATACTCCATGGTACACGTGAATTTCAGACGTAAGTAACGcattaattgaaatttaatgaaaattagtGAATAGCGCCGCGTTGAGGTTCCGGAAGCCTGTGTAAACGCGGGCAAAGCGGGAATAGACGTCGTCGGCCCCTTTAGTCCATTAGAGATCGAGCTGGACCGACTGCAGCAATGTATTACGCCACGTTGAGCTTTGAGGATGACGCTTGCATTCTCAAGGATAGCATATTCGGCGCTGAAGTAAACGATAAATAGAGCGATGGAGCTGGCGACTCGAAGAGATGACGACGTCAATGACGGCATGCACTTGCAAGACGCTCGTATACATAGAAGCTAGCTTCTGTTACCACGGATATTTCGTATATACACGCTGTAATTGAATGCACACTGAGATGGTACGGgaatagagagggagagagagagagagagaaagagagagagagggagagagagagagagagagagagagagagagggagagagagagagcacaagGCGTTCCGGCAAACGCAATCGTCCGACGAGGACGTCGACGACGAAGAGCTGCTTCCCGGAATCCGATCTTACGGCGAATTCTCTCGCATGCTTGCACTCTCCGCCTAGTAATTACTGTCGACAAACTGATGATAGATGAATCGAAAGTATTTGCATTTTATGCCTCATTTGCACGTAGATCGAAATAATATGTCTGGAAAAACACAAATATTGATTTTGACGCGAAATGATAACGtaattcaaaaaattattttctcatcAATAGTACCGTTTATATTCAGTTGTAAATTATGAAACGAACTTCGTAAACATGCTTGCTACGTATTACGGAACtggaaatcaaaaaattaaaacaaaaacgaaaaaatttccTTGATTGATGACGCCATGCTTCACAAGGATTAATAGGAAATCGTCTTAGACTCCGCTATGAGGAAACGTAGATAAGGGTGGGGTGGAGTAGGCGGTTTTCGCGTATAGTAGGCAAGTGCGCGACGAGTGGAGTACTATTCGAAGGAGCGCTCCTTTGGTTCCGGCGTCAGACGCAGGATGACTTGTGCTTGCAGGGGAGATGGTTGGCGGTTGGCACAGCTTTTGCTATCAGTTGGCTCTGGCAGCGAAGCCTGCCTATCCATCCATACTACAATGCCGAGATATTAATTATGAGATATTATGATAAGACGCGAACAATAAGCCCCTATTGAATGAGGAGCGATCCTCCCACAAGCGGCTGCTGCTTCCGCGCTTCCTTCGCCCTGCGTGTCTTTCCGCTTTCCAAGATTGTAAACTGCTTGTAGGAGCAGAGATCGATCAGTAGTGAGATACgaatttttttcgtaaaatgcTAAATTACAACTTTGAAGTAAAGGGGAGAGTTTCCTAATATGGCTatgtttattgaaatatatCAGATATCCAGCGATCGACATTTTTGAAACAGCATTTCTCAATATATCCCCGTGTGCCCCGGCCCGGATATTAAACACCGGCAGCAGCATCAACTCCCAGGTGGTGTTCATTGAAAATTAGTAGACAGAAATGTCGATGCCAGCCGTGGAGATACAAATCACGCTCCAAAGACACTCGGCTCTAATGTCCTCGAGGAACTAGGAAGTCCCCCGGCAGTACAAGACGCGCAAGGCAGGGGGTTATATAAGGGGTTGGCCGCGCGCAAGAAAAGACTCGAAGAATCGATCGGCGGTGGCGGCAAAGCTCACTCGGACCTGGCGCTTTCTCCTAGCGCTATGGAGGATTCGTAATTACCCGGGACGGAGCCGAGGATAAGGAGTCCGCGGATCGCTTTACGACCTCTTGGACTCGGAGATTTACGGCGTATCGCCTACAACGAAAGCTTCTAGTAGCCCGGGACTGCTTTAAGGGCCGGCGCGAAGAGGGGGATATAGCCTACTGCTCTCCTTGCTCTGGTCACTTCAAACATCCCCTTTGTACCCAAGGAAAGCCTCTTATCTCTGATTAATAAATTTCCCGATTAATTTACGGCAGCGGCTCTGATACACACCAGCTCCTTCGAAAACACACAATGGGAGCTCACGTCGTCGATCGCGCGGATTTCCGCGGTAATAATCTAGCGAGCGAGCAAGCAGCCGGGCGTATTTCCGAACGTCTATTATAGACCCGACGTCGTCAAGAAGCTTCCGAATTCTCCAGATGCTGACAGTTAGCGTTCCGTTATTGCCATTGGATTTCTCGGCTCTGCTCTCGCTCCACGTGTAGACAATGTGTCGGGATGGGTGCATGGCTCAGCGACGCATTCAGCAGTGGCTGCCGCGTACGCCTCTAAGCAAGATCGTTGATTACAAATAAACATAAGAGACACAAACCAGCTGCCGTTCGTGCTCACGAGGTAGGAACTTTGGAGGTTAAAATAACCGATGCGAGGTGCATTGTCTTTTCGGCTTTGAGTTTCTCTCCATCTCCCTTGCACGCATATTCGGCCGTTGTCGTGCTCGATTTTCGAAGAGAAGCAGTGGCATTATCACCGAGCGATCCCTGATGTCAGAGTCGTATCGATTATTCGGCGGAAAATGCCGCGTTTTCCTTATctccgagagagcgagcaacGAAACATCCGAAAAGGGCAAAGCTCGCTTTCCCCCTCCTCAAGACGAATTCCAAGCCGGCGATCACGGCTCTGGATTTCCGAGGGATCTCTAATTCGATCTGCGGCGGCAACGGGGCAAGAGATCGGGCTCAGTATTTGCGTAACGGCGGATGCCGCGCATTCCCGCGCTCAGCCTCTTGTCATTCACAATCGAAATCTGTTTTCCCTCGAGGCTAGCCCCCGAGATTCCTAAGACGCTCTTGTTTCGTCGGCTGCAGCTCcaagaaattcaaattctttttctGACCAGCGTCCGGCACTATTGAAAATACCTATTTGACACCGGTCCCGCGACTGAAATCAATTACACCTACTTCGCTTGTCTGCCTTCTCTTCCGAGTAAATTCCGGGGAATGGCGGAGCTAATGGCGGCTTTAATTTCGGAAAAGTATATTGGTTTAACAGAAAATTACTGCGCGCAGGGGatagagcgcgcgagagaggcgaagCGAAATTACGCATTGTGTGCGCGGGCGAGCTGACTAGGGAAACTCCATTCTTCATTGCAGTTTATTGCATTTCGCACAGACGAGCGGAAAAGTCTTTTCAGCAGTGGcttcgctgccgctgcagccgtTCGAGATGTGCCGCTATGTACGTAAGAGGAAGCTATTACGCGGATGCAATTCCGAACGAGAGAAACGTATGCTACATTTATTAAAGAGATTGCCTCGAAAGATTGCTGTTTTGCGCATGGCTACGttccctctctcctctccctctctctcgcttccaCCCTTATCCTTttatctccctctcgcgcgtttccctcctcctcctcttttttccctctccaGCCGTCTCTTGTTCGAAACTTGCCTCGCTATCTGCTTCTCTCTTCCATATCGTCATTATTATGTCGGTCCCGGCTGCCGAGCTGCAGCAGGCATTCGAATTACGCCGTCgtttatattcaatttgtttctAGAAATTACAATTTGTCGCGAATCGGCGCGGAAGGCAGCGGCGGCGGGGCGAGGATGGGAAAATAGGGAGTCTCTCTTTGCCGTTCCACCTTCGCTACTCCGCTCCCAGGGAAACTCCGCCGACGCCGCGTACTTTCGATAATCGCTAGCAGCTGCGCGGCAGTAGCAAGGCACAGCCAGCGACAATTAAAATCCCACTCGGCGGCCCGGCCCTacgctttattattatttttgagagagagaaagagagagagagagagagagagagagagagagagagagacagagagagagagagcttataCCTAGACCT
Coding sequences within it:
- the LOC100680315 gene encoding uncharacterized protein LOC100680315, with translation MRSIIFALFLCAVALVSYSECFPPIKSAEMMEFERRRDESIRQVIQKEGVTRENVNEFYSRGRNLNDKGHKAIAELCVYHFEPFVCEGHSFKILRKFSNSVYLRIS